The Rhea pennata isolate bPtePen1 chromosome 32, bPtePen1.pri, whole genome shotgun sequence genome includes a region encoding these proteins:
- the DHX34 gene encoding probable ATP-dependent RNA helicase DHX34 isoform X2: MPSEKESRSRRPGREPSPAQWDWDCPVTRRRLEELYFREQDYIRAGSEESRNFWAFFERLRRFQSRRNEHEREPAASRCPAEPPAASRLLDLPRQYDARYRINLSVLSADVEGLVRGRRPDPGLPREQLSEFRMALLHYLDFTQKQSFAKLAKLHRERAALPIAQYRDRLLRAVAQNQVVVVAGDTGCGKSTQVPQFLLAAGYSHVACTQPRRIACISLAKRVGFESLHQYGDQVGYQIRFESTRSPATKIVFLTEGLLLRQVQREPTLPGYHVLIADEVHERHLHSDFLLGVLRRLLPSRPDLKLVLMSATINIRLFSGYFGGAPVLQVPGRIFPITVIYQPIPKEEAATSGKSERLDPRPYLRVLQAIDHKYPPEERGDLLVFLSGVAEIGAVLEAAQTYATHTQRWIVLPLHSTLSVAEQDKVFDVPPPGVRKCILSTNIAETSVTIDGVRFVLDSGKVKEMSYDPQGKLQRLQEFWISRASAEQRKGRAGRTGPGVCYRLYAESDYDAFSPYPVPEIQRVALDALVLQLKSMGLGDPRTFPFLEPPPLSSLETAVRYLKDQGALDEAEELTPIGNLLAQLPVDVVVGKMLVLGALFGLTEPTLTVAAALSVQSPFLRPAHTNPDCATARRPLESPHGDPLTLLNAFNEWVQVKSERSGRSRKWCRRRGLEEHRLYEAANLRRQFQELLRDHQLLEVASSQPTDSYSRQSRHRERQELHRLWRSHTETEGRKRKVLKLQDGMAGSSSEEEEGGAHGRGEHSIDIQDVKFKLRHNVDELQAVSSSVLSSSQLALLKLVLCRGLYPQLAVPDQLNSSRKDSDQIFHTKNKQGVVLHPTCVFATSPELLQAKEGSERGGTQDSKDGLSRHHQLLAFVSLLETNKPYLVNCVRVPALHALLLFSRSLDTSADCARLVADGWLELTIPDAEAALRLLSAALQLRAAWEKLLNQQLEGRGGEPGCQPSSRDVSTLTRGLLEFLQIEVLYSLRQLTGLEKQALYIGPQTVAAAPRLPGLFQDTEMKPDEVKGGHRVTDYLTYNCLATDTDLYSNCLRSFWTCPHCDLHMPFTPLERMCHESTCRPPEDHLEEESGSSSKTTALHRPYHCDVCQQDFMFTPTEILRHKKQHQ, encoded by the exons ATGCCGTCGGAGAAGGAGAGCAGGTCCAGGAGGCCGGGGCGGGAGCCCTCGCCGGCCCAGTGGGACTGGGACTGCCCCGTTACACGGCGCCGGCTGGAGGAGCTGTATTTCCGCGAGCAGGATTACATCCGGGCAGGCTCCGAGGAGAGCCGCAACTTCTGGGCCTTCTTCGAGCGGCTCCGGCGCTTCCAGAGCCGGAGGAACGAGCATGAGCGCGAGCCAGCCGCAAGCCGTTGCCCGGCAGAGCCGCCCGCTGCCTCCCGGCTCCTCGACCTGCCCCGACAGTATGACGCCCGCTACCGCATCAACCTGTCGGTGCTGAGTGCCGACGTGGAGGGGCTGGTGCGAGGCCGGCGGCCGGACCCTGGCCTGCCCCGGGAGCAGCTGTCTGAGTTTCGCATGGCCTTGCTGCACTACCTGGACTTCACCCAGAAGCAGAGCTTTGCCAAGCTGGCCAAGCTGCACCGGGAGCGGGCAGCGCTGCCCATTGCGCAGTACCGAGACCGGCTCCTACGAGCGGTGGCCCAGAAccaggtggtggtggtggctggtGACACGGGGTGCGGAAAATCCACGCAGGTGCCCCAGTTCTTGCTGGCGGCTGGTTATAGCCACGTTGCCTGCACCCAGCCACGCCGCATCGCCTGCATCTCGCTGGCCAAGCGTGTGGGCTTTGAGAGCCTCCACCAATATGGGGACCAG GTGGGCTATCAGATCCGCTTTGAGAGCACCCGCTCTCCTGCTACCAAGATCGTGTTCCTGACAGAGGGGCTGCTGTTGCGGCAGGTGCAGCGGGAGCCAACGCTGCCAGGGTACCATGTGCTGATCGCAGACGAAGTTCACGAGCGGCACCTGCACAGCGACTTCCTCTTGGGGGTCCTGAGGCGACTGCTCCCCTCTCGGCCAGACCTTAAGCTGGTGCTCATGTCTGCTACCATCAACATCCGCCTCTTCTCAGGATATTTTGGTGGCGCTCCTGTGCTGCAAGTGCCAGGAAGGATCTTCCCCATCACA GTTATCTACCAACCTATCCCCAAGGAGGAGGCAGCAACGAGTGGGAAATCAGAGCGCCTGGATCCCCGCCCATACCTGCGGGTACTGCAAGCCATCGACCACAAGTACCCGCCAGAGGAGCGTGGGGACCTGCTGGTGTTCCTGAGCGGGGTGGCCGAGATCGGAGCGGTGCTGGAGGCAGCGCAGACGTACGCCACGCACACCCAGCGCTGGATCGTGCTGCCCCTGCACAGTACCCTCTCTGTGGCCGAGCAGGACAAG GTGTTTGATGTGCCTCCTCCTGGTGTCCGGAAGTGCATCCTCTCCACCAACATCGCAGAGACCTCCGTGACAATTGATGGCGTGCGCTTCGTACTGGATTCTG GGAAGGTGAAGGAAATGAGCTATGACCCTCAGGGCAAGCTGCAGCGGCTGCAGGAGTTCTGGATCAGCCGAGCTAGTGCTGAGCAGCGGAAAGGGCGTGCTGGCAGGACAGGCCCTGGTGTCTGCTACCGGCTCTATGCTGAGTCTGACTACGATGCCTTTTCACCCTACCCTGTTCCAGAGATTCAACGGGTGGCACTTGATGCCCTAGTGCTTCAG TTAAAGAGCATGGGGCTGGGTGACCCCCGGACTTTCCCCTTCCTGGAGCCCCCTCCGTTGTCCAGCTTGGAGACCGCCGTGCGGTATCTGAAGGACCAGGGAGCTCTGGATGAGGCTGAGGAGCTGACGCCTATTGGGAACCTGCTGGCCCAGCTGCCAGTGGATGTGGTGGTTG GCAAGATGCTGGTCCTCGGTGCGCTGTTTGGCCTGACCGAGCCCACGCTGACTGTGGCAGCTGCTCTGAGTGTGCAGTCCCCATTCCTGCGTCCTGCCCACACCAACCCCGACTGTGCCACAGCCCGGCGGCCCCTCGAGAGCCCCCACGGCGACCCCCTGACACTGCTGAATGCCTTCAATGAGTGGGTCCAG GTGAAATCTGAGCGGAGCGGCCGTTCCCGGAAATGGTGCCGGCGGCGAGGCCTGGAGGAGCATCGGCTTTACGAGGCTGCCAACCTGCGGCGCCAGTTTCAG GAGCTGCTCCGAGACCACCAGCTGCTGGAGGTAGCATCCAGCCAGCCCACTGACAGCTACAGCCGACAAAGCCGGCACCGAGAGCGCCAGGAGCTGCATCGGCTGTGGCGGAGCCACACGGAGACAGAAGGTCGGAAACGCAAAGTGCTGAAGCTACAGGACGGAATGGCTGGCTCCTccagtgaggaggaggaaggtggtgcCCATGGGCGTGGGGAGCACAGCATTGATATTCAG GATGTCAAATTCAAGCTTCGGCACAATGTGGATGAACTCCAGGCTGTATCTAGCTCTGTCCTGTCATCCTCGCAGCTTGCTCTGCTCAAGCTGGTGCTGTGCAGGGGCCTTTACCCCCAGCTGGCCGTGCCTGACCAGCTCAACAGCAGCCGCAAGGACTCTGATCAG ATTTTCCACACCAAGAACAAGCAGGGTGTTGTGCTTCACCCAACCTGTGTCTTTGCTACAagtccagagctgctgcaggccaAGGAGGGTTCGGAGCGCGGGGGGACTCAAG ATTCCAAGGATGGCCTGAGCCGGCACCATCAGCTCCTTGCCTTTGTCTCACTGCTGGAGACCAACAAGCCCTACCTGGTGAACTGCGTACGGGTGCCAGCCCTACAC gctctcctgctcttctcccGTTCCCTGGACACAAGTGCAGACTGTGCGCGGCTGGTGGCAGACGGCTGGCTGGAGCTCACTATCCCTGACGCGGAGGCTGCCCTGCgtctgctctctgcagccctgcagcttcGTGCCGCATGGGAAAAGCTCCTCAACCAGCAGCTGGAAGGCCGGGGCGGGGAGCCTGGGTGCCAGCCGAGCTCCCGGGATGTATCCACGCTGACCCGAGGGCTTCTGGAGTTCCTGCAGATAGAG GTGCTGTATAGCCTGCGCCAGCTGACCGGGCTGGAGAAACAGGCCCTCTACATCGGGCCCCAGACCGTGGCTGCTGCCCCCAGGCTCCCGGGACTCTTCCAGGACACTGAGATGAAACCTGATGAGGTGAAAGGCGGCCACAGGGTGACAGACTATCTCACGTACAACTGCCTAGCT ACCGACACGGACCTCTACAGCAACTGCCTGCGGAGCTTCTGGACTTGCCCACACTGTGACCTCCACATGCCCTTCACCCCCCTGGAGCGAATGTGCCACGAGAGCACGTGCCGGCCCCCGGAGG aCCATCTGGAAGAAGAGTCTGGAAGCTCATCCAAAACTACAGCCCTGCACAGACCGTACCACTGTGATGTTTGCCAGCAGGATTTCATGTTCACTCCTACGGAGATCCTCCGGCACAAGAAGCAGCACCAGTGA
- the DHX34 gene encoding probable ATP-dependent RNA helicase DHX34 isoform X1, with translation MPSEKESRSRRPGREPSPAQWDWDCPVTRRRLEELYFREQDYIRAGSEESRNFWAFFERLRRFQSRRNEHEREPAASRCPAEPPAASRLLDLPRQYDARYRINLSVLSADVEGLVRGRRPDPGLPREQLSEFRMALLHYLDFTQKQSFAKLAKLHRERAALPIAQYRDRLLRAVAQNQVVVVAGDTGCGKSTQVPQFLLAAGYSHVACTQPRRIACISLAKRVGFESLHQYGDQVGYQIRFESTRSPATKIVFLTEGLLLRQVQREPTLPGYHVLIADEVHERHLHSDFLLGVLRRLLPSRPDLKLVLMSATINIRLFSGYFGGAPVLQVPGRIFPITVRAEGREREERRGAELCCAVLCCAVWAVSLVTGQERTLGPQTPQGSSLSGLLSAMLCLLLQVIYQPIPKEEAATSGKSERLDPRPYLRVLQAIDHKYPPEERGDLLVFLSGVAEIGAVLEAAQTYATHTQRWIVLPLHSTLSVAEQDKVFDVPPPGVRKCILSTNIAETSVTIDGVRFVLDSGKVKEMSYDPQGKLQRLQEFWISRASAEQRKGRAGRTGPGVCYRLYAESDYDAFSPYPVPEIQRVALDALVLQLKSMGLGDPRTFPFLEPPPLSSLETAVRYLKDQGALDEAEELTPIGNLLAQLPVDVVVGKMLVLGALFGLTEPTLTVAAALSVQSPFLRPAHTNPDCATARRPLESPHGDPLTLLNAFNEWVQVKSERSGRSRKWCRRRGLEEHRLYEAANLRRQFQELLRDHQLLEVASSQPTDSYSRQSRHRERQELHRLWRSHTETEGRKRKVLKLQDGMAGSSSEEEEGGAHGRGEHSIDIQDVKFKLRHNVDELQAVSSSVLSSSQLALLKLVLCRGLYPQLAVPDQLNSSRKDSDQIFHTKNKQGVVLHPTCVFATSPELLQAKEGSERGGTQDSKDGLSRHHQLLAFVSLLETNKPYLVNCVRVPALHALLLFSRSLDTSADCARLVADGWLELTIPDAEAALRLLSAALQLRAAWEKLLNQQLEGRGGEPGCQPSSRDVSTLTRGLLEFLQIEVLYSLRQLTGLEKQALYIGPQTVAAAPRLPGLFQDTEMKPDEVKGGHRVTDYLTYNCLATDTDLYSNCLRSFWTCPHCDLHMPFTPLERMCHESTCRPPEDHLEEESGSSSKTTALHRPYHCDVCQQDFMFTPTEILRHKKQHQ, from the exons ATGCCGTCGGAGAAGGAGAGCAGGTCCAGGAGGCCGGGGCGGGAGCCCTCGCCGGCCCAGTGGGACTGGGACTGCCCCGTTACACGGCGCCGGCTGGAGGAGCTGTATTTCCGCGAGCAGGATTACATCCGGGCAGGCTCCGAGGAGAGCCGCAACTTCTGGGCCTTCTTCGAGCGGCTCCGGCGCTTCCAGAGCCGGAGGAACGAGCATGAGCGCGAGCCAGCCGCAAGCCGTTGCCCGGCAGAGCCGCCCGCTGCCTCCCGGCTCCTCGACCTGCCCCGACAGTATGACGCCCGCTACCGCATCAACCTGTCGGTGCTGAGTGCCGACGTGGAGGGGCTGGTGCGAGGCCGGCGGCCGGACCCTGGCCTGCCCCGGGAGCAGCTGTCTGAGTTTCGCATGGCCTTGCTGCACTACCTGGACTTCACCCAGAAGCAGAGCTTTGCCAAGCTGGCCAAGCTGCACCGGGAGCGGGCAGCGCTGCCCATTGCGCAGTACCGAGACCGGCTCCTACGAGCGGTGGCCCAGAAccaggtggtggtggtggctggtGACACGGGGTGCGGAAAATCCACGCAGGTGCCCCAGTTCTTGCTGGCGGCTGGTTATAGCCACGTTGCCTGCACCCAGCCACGCCGCATCGCCTGCATCTCGCTGGCCAAGCGTGTGGGCTTTGAGAGCCTCCACCAATATGGGGACCAG GTGGGCTATCAGATCCGCTTTGAGAGCACCCGCTCTCCTGCTACCAAGATCGTGTTCCTGACAGAGGGGCTGCTGTTGCGGCAGGTGCAGCGGGAGCCAACGCTGCCAGGGTACCATGTGCTGATCGCAGACGAAGTTCACGAGCGGCACCTGCACAGCGACTTCCTCTTGGGGGTCCTGAGGCGACTGCTCCCCTCTCGGCCAGACCTTAAGCTGGTGCTCATGTCTGCTACCATCAACATCCGCCTCTTCTCAGGATATTTTGGTGGCGCTCCTGTGCTGCAAGTGCCAGGAAGGATCTTCCCCATCACAGTGAGGGCTGAGGGGAGGGAacgggaggagaggagaggagcggagctgtgctgtgctgtgctgtgctgtgctgtctgGGCTGTATCTCTGGTCACAGGGCAGGAGAGAACCCTAGGTCCCCAGACTCCTCAGGGCAGCTCCCTCTCAGGTCTGCTCAGTGCAATGCTGTGTTTGCTTCTGCAGGTTATCTACCAACCTATCCCCAAGGAGGAGGCAGCAACGAGTGGGAAATCAGAGCGCCTGGATCCCCGCCCATACCTGCGGGTACTGCAAGCCATCGACCACAAGTACCCGCCAGAGGAGCGTGGGGACCTGCTGGTGTTCCTGAGCGGGGTGGCCGAGATCGGAGCGGTGCTGGAGGCAGCGCAGACGTACGCCACGCACACCCAGCGCTGGATCGTGCTGCCCCTGCACAGTACCCTCTCTGTGGCCGAGCAGGACAAG GTGTTTGATGTGCCTCCTCCTGGTGTCCGGAAGTGCATCCTCTCCACCAACATCGCAGAGACCTCCGTGACAATTGATGGCGTGCGCTTCGTACTGGATTCTG GGAAGGTGAAGGAAATGAGCTATGACCCTCAGGGCAAGCTGCAGCGGCTGCAGGAGTTCTGGATCAGCCGAGCTAGTGCTGAGCAGCGGAAAGGGCGTGCTGGCAGGACAGGCCCTGGTGTCTGCTACCGGCTCTATGCTGAGTCTGACTACGATGCCTTTTCACCCTACCCTGTTCCAGAGATTCAACGGGTGGCACTTGATGCCCTAGTGCTTCAG TTAAAGAGCATGGGGCTGGGTGACCCCCGGACTTTCCCCTTCCTGGAGCCCCCTCCGTTGTCCAGCTTGGAGACCGCCGTGCGGTATCTGAAGGACCAGGGAGCTCTGGATGAGGCTGAGGAGCTGACGCCTATTGGGAACCTGCTGGCCCAGCTGCCAGTGGATGTGGTGGTTG GCAAGATGCTGGTCCTCGGTGCGCTGTTTGGCCTGACCGAGCCCACGCTGACTGTGGCAGCTGCTCTGAGTGTGCAGTCCCCATTCCTGCGTCCTGCCCACACCAACCCCGACTGTGCCACAGCCCGGCGGCCCCTCGAGAGCCCCCACGGCGACCCCCTGACACTGCTGAATGCCTTCAATGAGTGGGTCCAG GTGAAATCTGAGCGGAGCGGCCGTTCCCGGAAATGGTGCCGGCGGCGAGGCCTGGAGGAGCATCGGCTTTACGAGGCTGCCAACCTGCGGCGCCAGTTTCAG GAGCTGCTCCGAGACCACCAGCTGCTGGAGGTAGCATCCAGCCAGCCCACTGACAGCTACAGCCGACAAAGCCGGCACCGAGAGCGCCAGGAGCTGCATCGGCTGTGGCGGAGCCACACGGAGACAGAAGGTCGGAAACGCAAAGTGCTGAAGCTACAGGACGGAATGGCTGGCTCCTccagtgaggaggaggaaggtggtgcCCATGGGCGTGGGGAGCACAGCATTGATATTCAG GATGTCAAATTCAAGCTTCGGCACAATGTGGATGAACTCCAGGCTGTATCTAGCTCTGTCCTGTCATCCTCGCAGCTTGCTCTGCTCAAGCTGGTGCTGTGCAGGGGCCTTTACCCCCAGCTGGCCGTGCCTGACCAGCTCAACAGCAGCCGCAAGGACTCTGATCAG ATTTTCCACACCAAGAACAAGCAGGGTGTTGTGCTTCACCCAACCTGTGTCTTTGCTACAagtccagagctgctgcaggccaAGGAGGGTTCGGAGCGCGGGGGGACTCAAG ATTCCAAGGATGGCCTGAGCCGGCACCATCAGCTCCTTGCCTTTGTCTCACTGCTGGAGACCAACAAGCCCTACCTGGTGAACTGCGTACGGGTGCCAGCCCTACAC gctctcctgctcttctcccGTTCCCTGGACACAAGTGCAGACTGTGCGCGGCTGGTGGCAGACGGCTGGCTGGAGCTCACTATCCCTGACGCGGAGGCTGCCCTGCgtctgctctctgcagccctgcagcttcGTGCCGCATGGGAAAAGCTCCTCAACCAGCAGCTGGAAGGCCGGGGCGGGGAGCCTGGGTGCCAGCCGAGCTCCCGGGATGTATCCACGCTGACCCGAGGGCTTCTGGAGTTCCTGCAGATAGAG GTGCTGTATAGCCTGCGCCAGCTGACCGGGCTGGAGAAACAGGCCCTCTACATCGGGCCCCAGACCGTGGCTGCTGCCCCCAGGCTCCCGGGACTCTTCCAGGACACTGAGATGAAACCTGATGAGGTGAAAGGCGGCCACAGGGTGACAGACTATCTCACGTACAACTGCCTAGCT ACCGACACGGACCTCTACAGCAACTGCCTGCGGAGCTTCTGGACTTGCCCACACTGTGACCTCCACATGCCCTTCACCCCCCTGGAGCGAATGTGCCACGAGAGCACGTGCCGGCCCCCGGAGG aCCATCTGGAAGAAGAGTCTGGAAGCTCATCCAAAACTACAGCCCTGCACAGACCGTACCACTGTGATGTTTGCCAGCAGGATTTCATGTTCACTCCTACGGAGATCCTCCGGCACAAGAAGCAGCACCAGTGA
- the LOC134152629 gene encoding C5a anaphylatoxin chemotactic receptor 1-like yields MTEPWEHSDDYDDLDLNFTAPDFEGAQAVQPALAPSYGAALVLYALAFLLGVPGNIAVAWVAAGEPWRRLSGLCFLHLALADLLCCLALPFLALPLARDHHWPLGRFACKLLPSLTVLNMFASVLLLTALSAHRCALVTRPDWCLQRRAPGLARGVCAGAWGLAALLTVPSFVFRTTRRDAFSHKETCVLDYGAAGRRAELLAAALRLLCGFLLPAAAMAACCGLLLARLRGTGRRPPRPTAAALAMAGCFVGCWLPYHAVLLALAAHRPGTAAYARAQAAQPLAVALAYLNSAADPLLYALVGPGLRRAAGPPASPPASTAVTEAPL; encoded by the coding sequence ATGACGGAGCCGTGGGAGCACAGCGACGACTATGACGACTTGGACCTCAACTTCACGGCGCCCGACTTCGAGGGTGCCCAGGCGGTGCAGCCCGCGCTGGCGCCCAGCTACGGGGCGGCGCTGGTGCTGTACGCCCTCGCCTTCCTCCTGGGCGTGCCGGGCAACATCGCCGTGGCCTGGGTGGCCGCCGGCGAGCCGTGGCGCCGGCTGAGCGGCCTCTGCTTCCTGCACCTGGCCCTGGCCgacctgctctgctgcctggccCTGCCCTTCCTTGCCCTGCCGCTGGCCCGCGACCACCACTGGCCGCTGGGCCGCTTCGCCTGCAAGCTGCTGCCCTCCCTCACCGTCCTGAACATGTTTGCCAGCGTGCTGCTGCTGACGGCCCTCAGCGCGCACCGCTGCGCCCTGGTGACGCGGCCCGACTGGTGCctgcagcgccgggcgccggggctggcgcGGGGGGTCTGCGCGGGCGCCTGGGGCCTGGCGGCGCTGCTCACCGTCCCCTCCTTCGTCTTCCGCACCACGCGCCGCGACGCCTTCTCCCACAAGGAGACCTGTGTGCTGGACtacggggcggccgggcgccgcgccgagcTGCTGGCTGCCGCCCTGCGCCTGCTCTGCGGCTTCCTGCTGCCGGCGGCCGCCATGGCGGCctgctgcgggctgctgctggcccGGCTGCGCGGCaccggccgccggccgccccggcccacGGCCGCGGCGCTGGCCATGGCGGGCTGCTTCGTGGGCTGCTGGCTGCCCTACCATGCGGTGCTGCTGGCACTGGCGGCCCACCGGCCCGGCACGGCGGCCTACGCCCGCGCCCAGGCCGCCCAGCCCCTGGCCGTGGCCCTGGCCTACCTCAACAGCGCCGCCGACCCGCTGCTCTATGCGCTggtggggccggggctgcgccgggccgCTGgccccccggcctccccgccgGCCTCCACCGCTGTCACCGAGGCCCCGCTGtag
- the LOC134152700 gene encoding C5a anaphylatoxin chemotactic receptor 1-like — protein sequence MDFSMYNYTSNYSGLDDYSIYDLDDYEIPHSYRAILVLYAIIFLLGVLGNGAVIWVTGFEMRRTVNGVWFLNLSVADLLCCLALPFLALPLARDHHWPLGHFACKLLPSLTILNMFASVLLLMAISGDRCALVTRPVWCQNHRTPGLARAVCAAAWGLAALLTIPSFVFRTTRSDVFSDKKTCVLDYALVGHHQRLTELFTAVFRFLCGFLVPFVVITVCYSLLLARVHSKGFARSQKAIKLILVVIVSFFVCWLPYHIVGLILASTLPHTSLFKGALEADPIVAGIAYINSCLNPIIYVIMGQDFKDKFQRSWRAVLRSVLSEDSPSTMGDSRMKTKSTVDDQSVSTNV from the coding sequence ATGGATTTCTCAATGTACAATTATACCTCCAATTATTCTGGCCTTGATGACTATTCTATATATGACCTTGATGACTACGAAATCCCTCACAGCTACCGGGCAATTCTGGTGCTGTATGCCATCATCTTCCTCCTGGGTGTGCTGGGCAATGGAGCTGTCATCTGGGTGACTGGCTTTGAGATGAGGCGCACAGTGAATGGTGTCTGGTTCCTCAACCTCTCCGTGGCCgacctgctctgctgcctggccCTGCCCTTCCTGGCCCTGCCGCTGGCCCGCGACCACCACTGGCCGCTGGGCCACTTTGCCTGCAAGCTGCTGCCCTCCCTCACCATCCTGAACATGTTTGCCAGcgtgctgctgctgatggccaTCAGCGGGGACCGCTGCGCCCTGGTGACGCGGCCAGTGTGGTGCCAGAACCACCGGACACCGGGGCTGGCGCGGGcagtctgtgctgctgcctggggcCTGGCAGCGCTCCTCACCATTCCATCCTTCGTCTTTCGGACAACGCGCTCTGATGTCTTCTCTGATAAGAAGACTTGCGTGCTGGATTATGCATTGGTTGGGCATCACCAGCGCCTCACTGAGCTCTTCACGGCTGTCTTCCGTTTCCTCTGTGGCTTCTTGGTGCCCTTTGTGGTGATCACGGTTTGCtacagcctgctgctggcccgTGTCCACAGCAAGGGCTTTGCCCGCTCTCAGAAAGCCATTAAGCTTATCCTTGTAGTGATAGTCAGCTTCTTTGTGTGTTGGCTGCCTTACCACATCGTGGGGCTGATCCTGGCCTCTACCCTTCCACACACGAGCTTGTTCAAGGGTGCCTTGGAAGCAGACCCCATTGTCGCCGGCATAGCCTACATCAACAGCTGCCTCAACCCCATCATCTACGTCATCATGGGCCAGGATTTCAAGGACAAGTTCCAGCGCTcctggagagctgtgctgcGCAGCGTGCTGAGTGAGGATTCCCCCAGCACCATGGGAGACAGCAGGATGAAGACCAAGTCCACAGTGGATGACCAGAGCGTCAGCACCAACGTGTGA